TCGATGCAGAGCAGTGCATCGTGGGCCTTTGCATCCCCCTTTTCAAGGTAGAACGTGTTGTTTGTGGCAATGACGGGAATGGAGTATTTCTCAGAAAATTCGAGCAGCACGCTGTTCACGCGTTCTTCCTCTTCGAGCCCATGCCGCATCAGCTCGATGTAGAGATCTTCGCCAAACAGGTCGTGCCACCACTTCAGCGCTTCCTCAGCAGCTGCTTCACCCCTGTTCAGTATCAGGTCGGGCACTTCACCCAGAATCCCCCCTGTGGTTGCGATCAGGCCGTCGTGATATTTTTTAACCAGCTCACGGTCGATACGGGGAAATTTATAGTAGTACCCCTCAATGTAACCGAGTGAACACATTTCGGAGAGATTACTGTACCCCTCCATGTTTTTGGCAAGAAAGATCTGCTGATATCTTTTGTCCCTGTTATCGCGGGTAAAACTTTTCTGATGGCGGTCTTCCACAAAGTACGCTTCAAGCCCCAAAATAGGTTTGATTCCGGCGTCGTTTGCCGCTTTTGTAAAATGAAATGCGCCAAACATGTTACCGAGGTCGGTTATGGCCACTGCAGGCATTCCGTCTTTCTTTGCCTTTCCGACAAGGTCTTTAACTCCGGATGCCGCCTGAAGCACGGAAAATTTTGTATGGTTATGCAGATGGACGAACGGTGAATCAACTTTTTGAGCGGCCGCCTCCCTGGAAAGATCAATTGACTCCCTTGTATCTTCATCCTCGCCCGTAACTCCGCGGCTTTTCAGTTCTTCAACCCGGGGCATGTAGTGCGAAGGATCGATCAGCGCAGAGGGTGACGTTCTTTCCTGCATTTGATTTGCGGGAAATACCGGCTGAATTACTCCGATCCGAACCAGTTCCAGAAAGGCCCTGGCGGTTGCATCCACATCCGCTGCCGCATTGTGGGCTTCCTCAAAACCAATTTCGAAAAGCTTTTGGTGGAGTTCTGCCAGCGTTGGCCACTTAAATCTGCCCCTGCCACCCGGAATAGCACAATATTCGGTGGATTCATCCTTTGTGTCGATGGCAATTTTTTGCGTGAGCGGGTTTTCACGCTCAAGCCTCAGATACTCCGACCCCATGATGCTAAGATCGAACTCAAGATTATGGCCGACTACAAATGCACTTTTCCCGAGGTCCCGGTTAAAGTACTCAATTGCCTCTTCGAGCGGAATCCCTTCGCGACGGGCCCTTTCGGTTGAGATGCCGTGCACTTTTTCTGAATTGAACGGTATAGTAAACCCATCCGGCCTGATGATGTAGTCGCCTGAAGAAACCAGTTTCCCCTTCTCATCGTGCACCTGCCATGCAAGCTGAACACAGCGCGGCCAGTTATCAAAATCGGTAAGCGGTGCCGAGTAATTTTGCGGAAGGCCGGTAGTTTCGGTATCAAAAATCAGGTACATAAACGGGAGACGATCAGATTGCTTTCTCAATTCATTTTACACTGTTGAATATAGCAACCGCCATCCGAAATGCAGAATTAAAATCCCCGGTTCAGGCAGCAAAACCATTCATCTTTTACGGAAATTTTTTCAATACCCGATGCACTGCACCCGAGGATTCAAGAACACTGTTCTTCAGGCTGAATCCGGATACGTTAAAGCTTAGAGGCGCCGGTGAAGCTGAAAAAATATCCTCACCGGTTACCCGTGCAGGGTTTTTTACCCTTGCCAGGGTGATGTGGGGCCGGAATGGCCTAAGGTCCGGCTCCGTAAAGAGTGATAATTGATTCTCAATCTTTTTCTGAAGGTTAAACAGTTCAGGGGTACCTTCAGCGCCGGCCCAAACAACTGCCGGACTTCTTTTATCAGGAAATGCTCCTATCTCCTGAACGGTCATTTGAAAAGATCTGAAACGTACTTTTTGAAGGCTTTCGCAGATTATATGGCTCTTTTCCCGACTTTGCTCTCCCAAAAACAGTAGCGTGAGATGCATGTTTCGGGGTGCCGTTTTTTTAATACCTGAGTTATCGGGTATCCATGCGGCCAGCTGTTTGCGAATCTGAGACGGCGGATCGATCGACACAAACAGACGCATCCTCTTACCTCTTCACCCTGAACGTATCCGGAAGACTGTCCGGTTCCGCGGAATCCCATTCCAATCGATCGACCCTGGCTGCTGCAGGTCCCTCTTTCAGCTTGTCCATCATCTTGCTCACATCTTCATCGTCACCAGTTATGAGAGCT
This DNA window, taken from Rhodohalobacter mucosus, encodes the following:
- a CDS encoding acylphosphatase translates to MEKRKIKIQGRVQGVGFRHFTVQNARRLNLNGWVMNMPDGSVEALITGDDEDVSKMMDKLKEGPAAARVDRLEWDSAEPDSLPDTFRVKR
- the thpR gene encoding RNA 2',3'-cyclic phosphodiesterase, which translates into the protein MRLFVSIDPPSQIRKQLAAWIPDNSGIKKTAPRNMHLTLLFLGEQSREKSHIICESLQKVRFRSFQMTVQEIGAFPDKRSPAVVWAGAEGTPELFNLQKKIENQLSLFTEPDLRPFRPHITLARVKNPARVTGEDIFSASPAPLSFNVSGFSLKNSVLESSGAVHRVLKKFP